The following proteins come from a genomic window of Malus sylvestris chromosome 4, drMalSylv7.2, whole genome shotgun sequence:
- the LOC126618483 gene encoding probable L-cysteine desulfhydrase, chloroplastic: MASSPDHHINGDTKTHISKKPKLSPNFITAAEIAAEFSHHDPNVARINNGSFGSCPASLIEAQRRWQLKNLAQPDHFYVNELKKGIHRSRTIIKELINADHVDEVSLVDNATTAAAIVLQQTAWGFSESKFGKGDAVVMLHYAYGAVKKSIEAYVTRAGGYVIEVPLPFPLKSNDEIISEFKKALVIGKANGRRVRLAVIDHITSMPCVVIPVEELVKICREEDVDQIFVDAAHGIGCTDVDMKRIGADYYTSNLHKWFFCPPSIAFLYCRKSPKCPELHHPVVSHEYGNGLAIESASVGNRDYSPQLVVPSVLEFINRFEGGIEGIKKRNHETVVEMGQMLANAWGTHLGCPSEMCASMIMIGLPACLGILSEKDTEELRIHLREKFGVEVPIYFRPPKNGEVESVNGYCRISHQVYNKVDDYYKFRDAINQLVSEGFTCAQLSN, encoded by the coding sequence ATGGCCTCCTCGCCGGACCACCACATCAACGGCGACACCAAAACCCACATCTCCAAAAAACCTAAACTTTCCCCAAATTTCATCACTGCCGCCGAAATCGCCGCCGAATTCTCCCACCACGACCCGAACGTCGCCCGGATCAACAACGGCAGCTTCGGCTCCTGCCCCGCCTCATTGATCGAAGCCCAGCGGCGGTGGCAGCTCAAAAACCTCGCCCAGCCCGACCATTTCTACGTCAACGAGCTCAAGAAGGGAATCCACCGTTCCAGAACCATTATCAAGGAGCTCATCAATGCCGACCATGTCGACGAGGTCTCACTCGTCGACAACGCCACCACCGCCGCCGCCATCGTGCTTCAGCAGACGGCCTGGGGGTTTTCGGAGAGCAAATTCGGCAAAGGTGATGCTGTGGTGATGCTTCATTACGCTTATGGCGCCGTGAAGAAGTCGATTGAGGCGTACGTGACGCGTGCCGGCGGGTATGTGATTGAAGTCCCTTTGCCTTTTCCTTTGAAATCAAATGATGAAATTATCTCTGAATTTAAGAAAGCTTTGGTGATAGGGAAGGCTAATGGTAGGAGGGTTAGGTTAGCTGTGATTGATCATATTACTTCAATGCCCTGTGTTGTTATACCTGTTGAAGAATTAGTTAAGATTTGTAGGGAAGAGGATGTTGACCAGATTTTTGTAGATGCTGCTCATGGTATCGGGTGTACTGATGTCGATATGAAGCGAATTGGGGCGGATTATTATACTAGTAATTTGCATAAGTGGTTCTTTTGCCCCCCGTCTATTGCGTTTTTGTACTGTAGGAAGTCTCCCAAGTGCCCAGAGTTGCACCATCCTGTTGTTTCCCATGAGTATGGTAATGGGTTGGCTATAGAAAGTGCTTCGGTTGGGAATAGGGATTATAGCCCGCAATTGGTAGTGCCTTCAGTTTTGGAATTCATCAATAGGTTCGAAGGAGGTATTGAGGGGATCAAGAAGAGGAATCATGAGACTGTTGTTGAGATGGGGCAGATGTTGGCCAATGCATGGGGAACGCATCTCGGGTGCCCTTCAGAGATGTGCGCCAGTATGATCATGATTGGGTTGCCTGCTTGCTTGGGGATCTTGAGTGAGAAGGATACTGAGGAGTTAAGGATACATTTGAGGGAGAAGTTTGGTGTTGAAGTTCCGATTTATTTCCGACCACCCAAGAACGGGGAGGTTGAGTCAGTAAATGGGTATTGTCGAATTTCTCATCAAGTGTACAACAAAGTTGATGACTATTACAAGTTCAGAGACGCAATTAATCAACTTGTTTCTGAGGGGTTTACTTGTGCTCAACTTTCTAACTGA